One segment of Ascochyta rabiei chromosome 7, complete sequence DNA contains the following:
- a CDS encoding Phosphoacetylglucosamine mutase, with the protein MSDPIAGAAQKHPAPEGLVYTYGTAGFRTKADVLDSVLTRVGLIAALRSRALKGKWIGVMITASHNPPQDNGVKLVEPMGNMLQEEWEVISTEMANKTSPEHVSKYYHDIAARFKIDLNTPARVVVARDTRASGARLLGCLQDGLAAAGAEVKEYGFLTTPQLHYMVRCLNTEGTKDAYGTPTEKGYYEKFGAAFKTALRGKKPSGSLTVDGANGVGGPKLAELIKYLPSKEEGGLEIFVINDNVIKPESLNVDCGADYVKTNQRAPPSSKAGPGDRCASLDGDADRVVYYFKDEQNVFRLLDGDRIATLVASFLGDLVRQSGLADSIKIGVVQTAYANGAATNYVEQNLKLKVDCTPTGVKYLHHAAEKLDIGVYFEANGHGTVIFSHDTLDTIEKYEPRNPGEKEAIEVLQACINLINQSVGDALSDFLLVEVVLAHKHWGPQEWLSTYTDLPNRLLKVLVNDRTIFKTTDAERKLTSPEGVQAQIDKEVQKVRQGRSFARASGTEDAVRVYAEAATKAEAEDLARKVSEIVRAAGGA; encoded by the exons ATGTCTGATCCTATTGCCGGAGCTGCGCAGAAGCACCCTGCGCCCGAGGGCCTTGTATACACATACGGAACTGCTGGA TTCCGCACCAAGGC CGATGTTCTCGACTCGGTCCTCACGCGTGTCGGTCTGATTGCCGCCCTCCGATCGCGAGCACTGAAGGGCAAATGGATTGGTGTCATGATCACGGCATCCCACAACCCGCCTCAGGACAATGGCGTGAAGCTCGTTGAGCCGATG GGCAACATGCTGCAA GAGGAGTGGGAGGTCATTAGTACCGAAATGGCGAATAAGACTAGCCCTGAACACGTCTCGAAATACTACCACGACATCGCCGCCAGGTTCAAGATCGACCTGAACACCCCCGCCcgcgtcgtcgtcgctcGTGACACAAGGGCGTCTGGAGCAAGACTGCTTGGCTGTCTGCAGGACGGTCTCGCGGCCGCCGGCGCCGAAGTCAAGGAGTACGGCTTCTTGACTACACCGCAGCTGCACTACATGGTGCGCTGCCTGAACACTGAAGGCACAAAAGACGCCTATGGCACGCCCACCGAGAAGGGCTACTACGAGAAGTTCGGCGCTGCCTTCAAGACCGCGCTGCGCGGCAAGAAGCCCTCAGGCTCTTTGACAGTAGACGGCGCCAACGGTGTGGGTGGACCGAAGCTCGCCGAGCTGATCAAGTATCTGCCATCGAAGGAGGAGGGTGGTCTTGAGATCTTTGTCATCAATGACAATGTCATCAAGCCCGAGAGTTTGAACGTCGAT TGCGGTGCAGACTACGTCAAAACTAATCAGCGTGCTCCTCCCTCCTCCAAGGCTGGACCTGGTGACCGCTGCGCCTCCCTCGACGGTGATGCCGACCGCGTTGTGTACTACTTCAAGGACGAGCAAAACGTTTTCCGTCTTCTGGACGGTGACCGCATTGCGACCCTGGTAGCTTCCTTCCTTGGAGACCTTGTGCGCCAGAGCGGACTCGCCGACTCGATCAAGATCGGTGTCGTACAGACCGCATACGCCAACGGAGCCGCCACAAACTACGTTGAGCAGAACCTGAAGCTCAAGGTCGACTGCACACCTACGGGGGTCAAGTATCTCCACCACGCAGCGGAGAAGCTCGACATCGGAGTGTACTTCGAGGCTAATGGCCACGGCACCGTCATCTTCTCGCACGACACCCTTGACACAATCGAGAAGTACGAGCCAAGGAACCCAGGCGAGAAAGAGGCCATTGAGGTCCTGCAGGCTTGCATCAACCTCATCAACCAGTCTGTTGGTGACGCACTTTCCGACTTCCTGCTCGTCGAAGTTGTGCTTGCACACAAGCACTGGGGACCCCAGGAGTGGCTCTCCACTTACACCGACCTTCCCAACCGCCTTCTCAAGGTTCTCGTCAACGACCGCACCATCTTCAAGACCACAGACGCTGAGCGTAAGCTCACAAGCCCGGAGGGCGTCCAAGCACAGATTGACAAGGAAGTGCAGAAGGTCCGCCAGGGACGTTCGTTTGCGCGTGCCAGTGGTACCGAGGACGCTGTCCGTGTTTACGCGGAGGCTGCGACCAAGGCGGAAGCTGAAGACCTGGCCAGGAAGGTCTCCGAGATTGTCAGAGCCGCTGGTGGCGCTTAG